Below is a genomic region from Pseudopipra pipra isolate bDixPip1 chromosome 6, bDixPip1.hap1, whole genome shotgun sequence.
TCTACCAAAGTTGCCTGCTTTCTTCTTCATAGTGATCTATCCAATGTTGTCCTTGTGTAATGAATAAGACAGAGAGAGTATGTCTGCTTGGAGCAAcacttctggggtttttttattatgttgttgttgttacatCCTTGTCTGTTTtgaatattattattttgagaTCCTTGCACTTCTTGCTCTTCTTTGGTGACTGAAAATATTCTGACCTTCTCTCTGGAAGTACACTCATAAAATTTCTGTATGAAATAACCACTcttgagatgatttttaaaataattacaggtCTGCTCACCTACTTTGTGTGCTTTTAGGAGGTCATCAATACCatctggcagggctggctggtaAGCTGACAAGATCTTTGGTCATTATTGGTTGGTTTTATCTTAAGAATTTCAAGCAAGTCTTCAATACCTGGCCTTTTGGAAGTCTAATTATCTGTACTTTTTCAGATATTCACTCAGATACATACTCCGTTCTGGAGATCTTTGGCTGTTTCATGTCTTTTATGAGCTACCTTATACTAATATTTTATGGTTAGCAGCAAGACAGTATTTAGCTGCAAACAAAATCTCTTTGAAATAAATTGGCTTGAAACTAAATCCCTTTAACCCCCTGGTGTCTGAGTGGACTTCTTCAGTTGAGCTGATCTAGTGGAAAGAAAGGGAGGTCCTGCTTccctctggctctgctgtgcaTTTCTGTCCTCTCCCTTACGTAGTCACTGCTTTTCATTTAACCCTATTCATTTCACATTTGCAGGGATATTAATTCTCTGTCCACTTATGCGTCAGAAATGGCTCATCATGAGTTCAGATGAGCATTGCTACTGGTGAAGCAGCAGATAGCCACGGATAGAAAGAGGAAAGCAGGGCAATGCCCTTGGTACTAGCCACATTAGATCAACACAGCTACAGCAGGAAACTGTACcttgaaagtattttttccttttatttttaatataagatGATCTAACTCTGTGCTGCGTATCTTCCCCTACTTGCACATTCCTAACTCCTTCCTTATTTTGGCTCTAGCAATTCTGTGATGAGTTGGATCAGCCTGGTTGCTGATCAACACTTTGCTTCCCTGAGAACCCATAATTTCTTTGCGTGTGTTAGTTTTCAAGTGGATCTGACTCACCCTATGGTTGTATGATTACTAGAACTGATGCAAGGGAGgtaatggaaatattttcctgaagacAGAGGACAGGTCGAAGCCCTATTTTACAGTTGGATCAGTGTTAGATCAGTTTGAGTCAATCATGAGGCTGTAGTCAGACAAATTTTCAGCTGAATCTGCTGCCTGAAGAAACAGTCCTGACTCCCTGCCCAGTGAATACAATCCTTTCTAACCCTGTGCCACCCCCATCTGACACTGATCAGGTTCACTATACAACACAGCTGGCTGTATGGTTGCAGGATGATCAGAACAATGAGATGAACAACCAGTTTTTCAGGTTAACACTTCAGGCTGActctccagcctggctctgcctgcagcaggttGGAGGCTGGTGCAAAGCTGGAGGGATGGAGGTACTGTCTCCATCAGGGGCTCTTACCTGGGAGCCATTGCCCCAAaaccagctctgccccagcatATACACATGGACACCTCCCAGCTCTGATCAGCACCTCCAGTGGTGGCAGGGACCACCTCACCCCATGTGGGgaccaccccaccccatcctgAGGCAACTGGCCCCTGCGGGCCTGCAAAGCCCCTGCGAAGCCCATGTTCACCCTCGCCAGCTGGAGCCGACCCCATTCTCCCCTGGCCCCCTCAACAGCTGCCCCACAGTGCCACCGTCTTGGGTGaccctggtgaggccacatctggagtgctgtgtccagacatggagctcctggagtgggtccagcgGAGGGCaatgaggatgaggaggggactggagcatctctcttacaaggaaaggctgagggagctgggcctgttcagcctcaagaagagactgagaggggacctcatcaatgtgtataaatatctaaCAGGGGAGTGCCAAGAGGACAGAGCCGGGCTCTGCTCGGTGGTGCtgagcaacaggacaagaggcagcgaacagaaactgatgcacaggaagttccacctgaacacgaggaagaacttcttcactgTGCAGTGatcgggcactggaacaggttgaccagagagggtgtggagtctccctcactggagatatccaagaaccatctggactCAACGCTGCACcgtgtgctctgggatgaccctgctggagcagggaggttggaccaggtgTCCCACTGTTGTCCCACTGTTGTCCCTCCCAGCCTGACGCACTCCCGGACCCCGACTCCCCCTTCCTGGCCCCGCCCCCAGCCCACAGGCCCCGCCCCCTTCCCCGCCCCCGGGCGCGCGAGCCCAGCGCGCGCGCAGTCGCGCGGTAAACAGgtcccgccggccccgccccctcgcACCGCCCCCGCGCGCAGGGGCCGCGCGCGCGCCGGCGGCTGCGCAGTGTGGGCACATCCGGGCACTGGGGCAGGATGAGCGCTCCTTTCCAAGATGGCGgcggagggaggagggaaggagatgaACGAGATTAAGACCCAGTTCACCACCCGGGAGGGGCTGTACAAGCTGCTGAGCCACTCGGAGTACAGCCGGCCCAACCGCGTGCCCTTCAACTCGCAGGGCTCCAACCCCGTCCGTGTCTCCTTCGTCAACGTCAACGACCAGAGCGGGAACGGGGACCGGCTCTGCTTCAATGTGGGCCGAGAGCTCTACTTCTACATCTACAAGGGGGTCCGCAAGGTACCGGGGCTGCCCCGCCGGGATGGGAGGGGAGCGGCGGGGGCtcggcgccgcccgcccgccggaGTGCGGgagccgcggggccgcggcgggggcggggggcagAGGCCGGGCCGCCCCTCCCGCCGggtccccccgccccgcggcctCGGGACCGGGGCTCCGCGGCTCCACCGCGCTCCCAGGGAACCAGGGAgcggctgggcagggggagcgCGGGCCTGGGCCGAGGGCGTTGCGAGGGCACCTCGCGGGGTCgatgctggggctgctccacaTACGGTGCCCCCGCCGGGAGTTGTGTGTGCGAGCCCTGTGCGAGGATGCGATCGCTGGAGATCGTGCGGGAATGAGGGCTGGCGTTCCGTCCCTGGGCCTCCTTCACCTGCTGCTTCAGGTCAGAATTTGCTGGACACACTAATGCCTGTTGTGATTATGATGGTGTCAAATCCCTGCTTCCAGGATCCCTCTAGCTTTGTTTGCATGGCTGAAGCGTTCACTGCAGTGTTAGGCCTTTATTGTGACTTCGAAGTGTGGGCTGATCCTAGGATTGTTTCTAAATGGGAGTGGTGCAGTGAACTGAGTCTTAAATATCAGATAATTAACAGAGAGAAAGTTGCTTTTGCATGAAAGAACCATTGATGCacttgagagagagagactccTTACCTGTCGTTATTGGATGCAGGACAGTGCATGCATTTGATCTCTCAGGTCACCATATTTATGAACAAATTGTTCATAACAACAGCTATTGTTTCTTCAGGTCCTTGATTTTACAGGATTCAGAGAACAATTTGAAATTTGTCATGCCAAGTGAACGTGTGTCACTCCCAGTATACATAAACACAGATAATAATGATTGTCAGCTTTCTATTTCATGTTTCAAAAAGTGGGTGGGTGTTATTTTGTGTGCTTGGGCCTCAGCTGCCATGATGTGAATACTTTGAAATGTTCCTGCTCTCTGCCCACCATTCAAAGCGGGATGAGGGCACAGGGAGCTAGAGATGTGAGTAAGGCTGTGCAGGAAGCTTGTGGATGAGCAAGGAATTATACCTGAATCTGCTGTGTCTTAAGCCAGTACCCCAGCACTCCTCCTCTGTGTAAAACGTCAGCACCAACAGGAGAATAAAGTCTGCGTGGTTATTTGTTGACTGTGACTTAACAGATCTAATATGTCCTGTTATAATTACATggagaagtgtgtgtgtgtattttagTTTCACCCTTTTATGAATTTTAATAATCAGTTATGTTTCAAATAATGTTTGGACAGTAGTTTCTTTAAGCATACAAGGAGTATTTCATATCAAAGTTTTTGCTGTTTACAAGCAGTTGCTATCTTTACAAGGTATTGTGGAGAGCAATGTCTCTGAAAATCTGTATCCTAAATCATTACTGTGTTTGGGTTCTGATATcttacatttgtttttttccatgcaaagTAACTGCAGAATTCTCTCTCTTCACTCACAGAGCAGGCCTTTATGTAGTTTAGTAATGGTACATGTGATTCTTACAAGTTCTCTTAGTCATCTCTTGCCacacttctgaaaaataaaaatctgaagcCTGGAACTTCATTGAAAATAGGGAATAgaataattatttcaaattactAAAATAGCTTTGAGCtgagtgtttgttttttttagatGCTTAAAGTTACTGGTGTGATACAGAGTAACTGAGAAATTTGGGTTTGTGAGGTTGTGAATTCTGAGCTCTGAGGCTTTCATACCTGTTACAGTGTGAAATGCTTTTTCCTGTGAATAGAGTAAAACATACACATTGTTAGAATTAATTTCAGTGACCTTTTACAGTGTTAACAATTTAGGATACCACTGTATATTctctatatataatatattagtAAAGTGAACTTAGGGAACTAGCTGAAATAGGTTAAATCACGCTTAAGGAAAATGCTTTAAATGAGAACGGGGAAGATGGTCTGTCTCGTATCTGTAATACTTGCTGCTCTGgaatttattttgaaactaTTCACTTGGAAGTAATTGTTTTGTCTGTGTACAAAGTTGACATAGGAACAGGCTGACAGCCTGTCAAGTGATCATTTGAGCTTTTCAGAATCAGAAGTTGTGTCCTATGCCTGTCACAGAGGGGAGAGAGCTGGTGTTGCCTGAGAGGGCAGTGTGTAATTATGCCTTAAACTGGACAAACTCACACTCTGCATGCCTTCCTGTTCTtggggacaggagggggagaggaagtTGACCTGTTCAAGACCAACCTGTGTGTGATCCTCTGCATAATACAGATGCTGATAACTTCAGTTTTAACCGTTAGCTCACAATTATTTAAGTATCCCTTAAAAAATTTCCCTGATGACTATAATTTTCATTCTGGCTAAGTCATATTAAGAGTATTGAGTTGAATTTAGTGAAACTCTGCTGTGTGAATGTACCAGCTGGCTacaatttatctttttttttctcatcttttttaAGGTCTGCTGCTTTTGATGAGAAAATGctatatttttcctaaaatgagTGAAAGAACCACCAGGGCTTTGTTTTAAGTAACCATGTCTGTTAGATACTGGGATAATTCTTGCGTCAGTAATCCACTGCAGATCAGTACACATCAAGGAAGAGTAACACTTAAGCCATGAATGACACTTAAGAATAAATAATGTAATATTGAGTCAAAGATACCACTTGACATCAGTGATGCTAATCTTCTTTTAGTTTCTCTTTAATCCTAAATGCATTGCATCTGCTACATCTAATTTGTAAGTCACCTTTTTAAGTTAGCTGCTGAGGTATGTATTCTGTTCAGGATATTTAACCTatacaaacaaaaatgtttccagggatgttTCTTTAAGCTTGATCCTTCTTCCAACACACTTGGTGGAGAAGCATCAAGAACAGCGGTGTGGAGATTGGAGTACAAATGGACAATGATAGTAGTTTGGTAGAGAGACCCGAGAGAGTTTTGGACAGCATTTCAAGCTGTCTTTAGAGACTTTTTGAAGCAAAATGCTATTTTCTTCCAGCTTTGTTCTTTGCCTCTTTAAAAGGGAAGCTGAGCTTTTACTGTTTAATGTTTCCACGTTACTACTAAATTTTACTATTGTCATGAAACATGTTACCATGTTTCACGTTTTCTGTGTCCTAGAAAGTTCATCAATTATGAGCCAGCGCATTGTTGTTTTTATAATGAAACTCATGCAGGTCTCTTTGTGTTCATAAAGCAATGCAGGCTTCCAgaaaactgctgttttctgaTTTGGATccactgaaaaaagaaatgaaccTGTAGTTTAGTATGGAGAAGTTAAACTGTGATGGAATGATCTAAATATGTAATTGTTTTCAGCTGCACTGAGTGTCAGTGggatttccctttccttcctcctcaacTTTGGCTTTAAGGTTAGATGTGTGCAGTGATCTCCAGTTAAACCCAAGGGGTATATTTTCATGAACTCAACTGATCTAGCAAGAACTGTAAATGATGGTCTAGCACTGCAGGATCCTTTTGGCAGCGTGCTCCTACCTCCTTGTCTTTGGCAGTGCTCAACCTCTGGTTGAGCTAGTTCAGCTTGCTAAACCAGCAGCAAAATACttgctgtttttctgtgcaGATTTTCTCTTGATTTGGTGAGTTGAACTGTGTCATCTTGAGATTGAATATTGGCAGGTACAGTGATAGCAAGAAAAGGATTTGGGGGCACTACCCCCTTCAGTGGCCTGGACTGTCTGCTTGGATCCACTGCCTTATTATTATTCAGGTCTCTCCTGAATAAAGCCTCTACTTCAGTCTTGAGTCAGTTTTGGACTGATCTGTTCTTGGGGAATTGTTGAATTAATTTCGATTAAGAGAGTTATGGGTGATAGAGGAagccttttttattattttaggcATTTCCTTCCTCATTGAGTGAGGGTATATAGTAATATAGGTGATAGTTCAAAATTTATTGTTCAAATTATGATGCATTTATGCTTTGGACAGGTtgcctttccctgcagccccaaaaATCAGGAGTGAGAGCTGTTTGATTCTTGCTTATGAGACAGTCTTGGAGTACTTAACTATGGTTTGTGGCTAGGCTTTGCAAAGTGATTTATTAGTTGATTCATTAAGCTGGAAAAGGAGAGCTCTATCTCATCTTTCTTACCTTAGGAATGACTGACAAGACAAGGCTTTCTAGATTGCTGCCAACATTAACTATCAAATCCTTTTCCCCTACTAGGAAGTTGGTGCATTTTCCTGTGAGAGGTTGTGTGTGATGATGTGTTATTCTCTGTGTGTTGTAAAAGTTTTCTGGGCAAGTTAGTCTGCAGCTGTCACTGCAATACAGCCATGTAAGGTCCCTATTAGCAACTGTGTTGCATGGTGCACCACCTTAATTTTTCTGTAATCCATTGGCAACTTATGAAATTTGATTGTATAGTGCAGCTGATTATGTTATGTAAAACTTTCTGCGTTGTATTTAAATTCTGGCTACCTGCTGTCTTTAACCTGTGGCAGACTTTCCTAACGTTGGTTGTTCCATTTTTTGAAACCACTTTCTCGCAAAAAGAAACTTTGTCTTTAATTCTGCTCTTTTCTTACAGCTACCTGAAGCAGCAACCTGTTAATAACTATGGGGTATTATGGTGTGTTAGAGTAGTGTTGGGGTAGAAACACATGTAGGTGATAAGCACAGCTTGGTGGAGGCATGGAAGGCAGAACTTGTTGACTGTCTTCTTAACCTTACATAGAACAGGTGGCTTAGAAATTCTATTTGTACTAAGATGAAAATAATCTCATATCTCGACTACTTTTATTGAGAGTTGGCATAGTGGCAGTTCCTGGCTATCAGTAAAAAGGTTGATGATGTGTAGGATTCCTTCCTTTGCAGTTCtctaaattacctttttttatGTCTGGCTTGATATGGGAGTATTTGTTGTCCAGTTGAGAAGTGTTATCCTTGGTGGTGACTTTCATTCCACAGACTGTTCACCTGGGGTCTTGTTGCAATGACAGTGTTAGTGAGTGGCATTTGCCACTGTGCTTAATATAATGGTCTGAGAGGAGCAGTGTGAGATGGTTCTGAGTTGGCAGTGCAATCTGTAGAGAAAAACTCACATTCCCACATCTTGAGAAAATCTGGTTACATTACTGTGTATTTAGAGATCACAAAGCTGTGTCAGGCCTCTGGTAAAGATGCGTGGTTTAATAGCATAAATGAGCTATAAAAATGCTGAGATTTGTAGGGATCTTGGAAGATACACTAGCTCTGAAGCAGAGGGAAGTAAACCTATGTCCTAGTTCTTAAACCAGTTCTTAAACTTGTGGTAACAAGAATTCCACAGTCTCCCTAAATAACTTTTTTTGGtgcttgattttctttcttccccctccaATATCTAACTAAACTTCTTGTTCAAGGCAAAAACCCCAGAAATCCAAACAGGCTGAATGCAGTTATTTCCTGTGGGCATAGAGGACAGTTGACGATTGCCTTTGGCTTTTACATATTTGAAAACTTGTTAATTTGCCTTCTCAGTTTTTCTAAGGTAAATAAGTGTAGTTCTCTTAAGTTCTTCTCAGATCACAAGTTCCAAATGTTTGCTCTCCTCTGTGTTGGCTTCTGTTAGCTTGTGTTTGTAGTACTTAAACTGGATGTGGTACTTGCACTGTGCCTTCAGTACAGAGCAAGAGAGTTATTGCTTGCTGTGTCTGTCTTCTAATATTCTCACTAACATATTGAaaaatgttgacatttttgAGTCCTGCTCATAGTGATGACTCACTTGGATTGTTTCTTATCATAttgctgtttttctccatttttatcCATGCTTtgattgttgttgttgtttataaATGTCATGTTGCATTTTCATTGAATGTTGTTCTACTAAGTTTATTAGAAAGTGGTTTTATTTCCAGTTCTGTGCTACATAATGCAAAAAATCGTTCCAATCTTGATGTCATTCACAAATTTGATGTGCACTCTCTTCCATTAGTCAAAGTCTCTCATGCATTGCATTTGCTGCTGATCTTCTTCTCTAGTCCAGTTTTTTTATCAGAAGACAGATTAGTTTGGTGCTTGCTTTTGGTGAGTTTACCTTTTGtggtttttcccctctgtctcGGAGCTTatagcctgattttttttcagtggctttGATACCAAAGAAAAGTTTACTACTATGACTGTTGAATGCTACTACAGTGTGTTCTGCATTTAAATACTTACTTATACCAGAATCAAACATCACTGTTATTGCCAAAAAGATGACAGGCAAAGGTGGCTAATGGAAGTACCACAGTAACGACAGCAGAGCTTTTCTCAAAGGTATCCAGTGCCATCCTGCAGCTGGGAAGATATTCCTGTTATCTGCTGTAGGAATTAGCATATTTCACATTTCTCAGGTGTGCTGGATGTGACACTCTGTAAATCTATTTTGTCCTCCTTCAAAAGGGTGTtgtagatttcttttttttttttttttttgagaaatccCTTCCTTTcttgcagtattttttcttttctgtcttgtaGATAACAGTTGCTTTATTGGGACTGGATTAGCTGTGGAGGTATTGTGGCTACATCAGTAGTACATCGTGTCGCTCTGTGGCTTCTTGAAAGTCTGTTCAGGTGTTTAATGGAAGGATATACTTACCACTTTGAGTTTTGTGATGTAGGTAGATGTTTTCTTAATTCCAACTGGGCTGCATTAGGGACTGATGAGACATGTTACAAAATATTCCTGTAGACTTTTTTGTAGGGTAGGCTATTTAGTGACTCTATTGTTTCGATGACactgctgaaggaaataatgaagaTTTAATCTAGATGACAGATATATAGATAATTTCAGTGTTTAATTTTGTTGTGAGGCTTATATAGAGCAAATAGGGCTGTATTAAGAGAAAAGACtaaaaagctgctttaaaatGACAGTTACACTGTTAAATGTTTCTTGCTGTGGAGGAGGATGAAATATCTGCAGTTGACAGAGCTTGCAAGATGATTTTCATCTGGGATCTGTGTCTGAGTTGTAGGTAGTGGTATTAGTCTGTAGGGCTTTTTTCTTGTCCTGATCTGTGCTTCAAGCCTGTATCACAAGTGTTTGACTTCAGTAAGCCATTGCACTGTGTTCTCTGAAGGATTGCTCTCTGAGGTAACAGTTCATTTCTCTGTGGCTGCCTGCTTGGCTGGCATGTTTGAGAATGAATGCTAGACTATGCTGGCCAAACCCCCAAATTGGTAAGCAGTATTTATAGGCAGtgaatttttgtgtgtgtggttggttgttgttgttttgttttgttttgttttttttttctttttccactgcaattataatttgtttttatgttttgtaTTGAAGTGTATTTGTGGTAATATTGCATGTACATCAATTCAGTTGGGGGAATTTAAGTTGGTGTAAAACCAGTAATTGTGGCACTTATTCTTTGCAGATTGACAAAATTTTAGTCGTAATGTTTCACAGATGCAAATAATGGTCATTTGTAACAAACACTTCTGTGCCTGTGGTGAGTTTTGTGAGGCAGCTTTGTCAGAATATTTACAAAAATGTTGTGCTGTGTGCCTAAATTACAAGGAGTTTGCATCATACTTTGACATCTGACAATCTGCAAATAGTTAAATTGTTAACTGTTAATAGTTAAAATGTACATTGAAGGTGCCTCAAGCTCTAATTAAAGGTTGCCTAGGCCCATCTCTGAGAGGATTGCCAGCCATAATTGTCTTGTTTGACATTCTAGAATCAAATTTAATGCCCTAGTTTGAAGTATTCCTGTAGTTTTCTGGCTAAAGGGAACCATCTGAAGTACTTTCTTTTGAAGGACATGTACCCAAGGGCCACTTGCTATCGAGCTGTCATGAATATAAGTTGACACACTTGGGGAAAATAGTATTTGCAAATGGTGCCATTTAGTGGCAATAGTGCCTAATATTTCCATTCTCTATCCTCTTAGAAAGGTTAAGAAAAAGAGGCAGTACTGTAAATTAAAGTAATAATACTTGGTTGTGTCCCTCTTGAAAATAGagtatttttcccttcttacCTCACACCACTTTTAGGTCCAAGTGTATGTGCAGTCCATTTTTTAGCATCTACGTCCCACCCATTTCTTGCACCCTGTAGCTTcaaacagagcagctgctgttgccttttggGC
It encodes:
- the WDR20 gene encoding WD repeat-containing protein 20 isoform X5, yielding MAAEGGGKEMNEIKTQFTTREGLYKLLSHSEYSRPNRVPFNSQGSNPVRVSFVNVNDQSGNGDRLCFNVGRELYFYIYKGVRKAADLSKPIDKRIYKGTQPTCHDFNHLTATAESVSLLVGFSAGQVQLIDPIKKETSKLFNEEGLLSSQNQANSPSGTVV